From Candidatus Nitricoxidivorans perseverans, the proteins below share one genomic window:
- a CDS encoding GNAT family N-acetyltransferase: MRHPFLVGEKVYLRGLEETDLDGPYFQWLNDQDSDEFTTHALWPNSRCKMQSFFDKVSDSTRDLVLAIVEKATDRHVGNIGLHEINWIHRKATLAILIGEADSRGKGFGTEAVDLLVAHAFGRLNLHRVELGVRADNMAAIRAYANAGFREEGLFREALLSRGKYFDIVRMARLDRVGIAAREDD; encoded by the coding sequence ATGCGACACCCGTTTCTTGTTGGAGAAAAGGTCTATCTCCGCGGCCTGGAGGAGACCGATCTCGACGGACCGTATTTCCAGTGGCTGAACGACCAGGATTCCGACGAGTTCACGACGCACGCCCTGTGGCCGAATTCACGTTGCAAGATGCAATCCTTTTTCGACAAGGTGTCGGATTCGACAAGGGATCTCGTACTGGCGATCGTCGAAAAGGCGACGGACCGCCATGTGGGCAATATCGGATTGCATGAAATCAACTGGATTCACCGGAAGGCTACGCTGGCGATACTGATCGGCGAGGCGGATTCTCGAGGGAAGGGATTTGGCACCGAGGCCGTCGACTTGCTGGTAGCCCATGCCTTCGGCAGGTTGAACCTCCATCGCGTGGAACTCGGGGTGCGTGCCGACAATATGGCGGCCATCCGGGCCTACGCCAATGCAGGATTCCGGGAGGAAGGGCTGTTTCGAGAGGCCCTTCTTTCCAGGGGAAAATACTTCGACATCGTGAG